One genomic segment of Pseudorca crassidens isolate mPseCra1 chromosome X, mPseCra1.hap1, whole genome shotgun sequence includes these proteins:
- the SLC25A5 gene encoding ADP/ATP translocase 2, with the protein MTDAAVSFAKDFLAGGVAAAISKTAVAPIERVKLLLQVQHASKQITADKQYKGIIDCVVRIPKEQGVLSFWRGNLANVIRYFPTQALNFAFKDKYKQIFLGGVDKRTQFWRYFAGNLASGGAAGATSLCFVYPLDFARTRLAADVGKAGAEREFRGLGDCLVKIYKSDGIKGLYQGFNVSVQGIIIYRAAYFGIYDTAKGMLPDPKNTHIFISWMIAQSVTAVAGLTSYPFDTVRRRMMMQSGRKGTDIMYTGTLDCWRKIARDEGAKAFFKGAWSNVLRGMGGAFVLVLYDEIKKFT; encoded by the exons ATGACAGATGCCGCCGTGTCCTTCGCCAAGGACTTCCTGGCAGGTGGAGTGGCCGCGGCCATCTCCAAGACCGCCGTAGCGCCCATCGAGCGGGTCAAGCTGCTGCTGCAG GTGCAGCATGCCAGCAAGCAAATCACTGCAGATAAGCAATACAAGGGCATCATAGACTGCGTGGTTCGTATCCCCAAGGAGCAGGGAGTCCTGTCCTTCTGGCGTGGTAACCTGGCCAATGTCATCAGATACTTCCCCACCCAGGCTCTCAACTTTGCCTTCAAAGATAAATACAAGCAGATCTTCCTGGGTGGTGTGGACAAGAGGACCCAGTTTTGGCGCTACTTCGCAGGGAATCTGGCATCAGGTGGCGCCGCCGGGGCCACATCGTTGTGTTTTGTGTACCCTCTTGACTTTGCCCGTACTCGTCTAGCAGCCGACGTGGGCAAAGCTGGAGCTGAAAGGGAATTCAGAGGCCTTGGTGACTGCCTGGTTAAGATCTACAAATCTGATGGGATTAAGGGCCTGTACCAAGGCTTTAACGTGTCTGTGCAGGGTATTATCATCTACCGAGCTGCCTACTTCGGTATCTATGACACTGCGAAGG GAATGCTTCCAGATCCCAAGAATACGCATATCTTCATCAGCTGGATGATCGCACAGTCCGTCACAGCGGTTGCTGGGTTGACTTCCTATCCGTTTGACACAGTGCGTCGCCGCATGATGATGCAGTCAGGGCGCAAAGGAA CGGATATCATGTACACAGGCACACTTGACTGCTGGAGGAAGATTGCTCGTGACGAAGGAGCCAAAGCCTTTTTCAAGGGCGCGTGGTCCAATGTCCTCAGAGGCATGGGTGGTGCTTTTGTGCTTGTCTTGTATGATGAAATCAAGAAGTTCACATAA